From a region of the Nyctibius grandis isolate bNycGra1 chromosome 10, bNycGra1.pri, whole genome shotgun sequence genome:
- the PDE12 gene encoding 2',5'-phosphodiesterase 12 → MWRRLRSALRRLRRSPAALLARGGRLPATRGDMERAVVRCVPSEPKLSLRFVLPDGSARHMQRDQAEPLGRALARIATNAAKGRGKAAKKREKARAEGGPAGEAAAAAPPAVRLFSRDGEAVAEEVPNAAAWQDGAMLQIGEAQYRVERNPPALTELQLPRSLLAGFPVCPKVSAEFAAPQHCLFRWYREQRPAAGGGAAAGADGPAWVEAAGDERVFTPCNALVGLRLKLRCTPGDGAQRYGLPREVESSGPVEAGPGACTFDSRHLYTKKVCGDGSIRAVSYNILADTYAQTEFSRTVLYPYCAPYALELDYRQNLLKKELAGYSADLICLQEVDKSVFVDSLAPALDAFGLEGLFKIKEKQHEGLATFYRTDKFSLLSQHDIPFSEALVSDPLHKELCDKLARYPLVQEKVLQRSSVLQVSVLQSTTDPSRKICVANTHLYWHPKGGNIRLIQVAVALSHIKHIACDLYPSIPIIFCGDFNSTPSSGTYSFINSGAIAEDHEDWVSNGEEEKCNMLLSHPFKLLSACGEPAYTNYVGGFHGCLDYIFIDRNTLEVEQVIPLPSHEEVTSHQALPSVSHPSDHIALICDLKWK, encoded by the exons ATGTGGCGCCGGCTGCGCTCCGCCCTCCGGAGGCTCCGCCGCTCGCCCGCCGCCCTCCTCGCCCGTGGCGGCCGCCTGCCCGCCACCCGCGGCGACATGGAGCGGGCCGTGGTGCGGTGCGTGCCGTCCGAGCCCAAGCTGAGCCTGCGGTTCGTACTCCCCGACGGCAGCGCCAGGCACATGCAGAGGGACCAGGCGGAACCGCTGGGCCGGGCGCTGGCCCGCATCGCCACCAACGCCGCCAAGGGCCGCGGCAAGGCGGcgaagaagagagagaaggcgCGGGCGGAGGGCGGCCCGGCGGGggaagcggcggcggcagcgccgcCGGCCGTGCGGCTCTTCTCCCGCGACGGGGAGGCGGTGGCTGAGGAGGTGCCCAACGCGGCGGCCTGGCAGGACGGCGCCATGCTGCAGATCGGGGAGGCGCAGTACCGCGTGGAGCGCAACCCGCCGGCGCTCACCGAGCTCCAGCTGCCGCGCTCGCTCCTGGCCGGCTTCCCCGTGTGCCCCAAGGTGAGTGCCGAGTTCGCCGCGCCGCAGCACTGCCTCTTCCGCTGGTACCGCGAGCAGCGGCCCGCGgccggcgggggggcggcggcgggcgccgaCGGCCCGGCCTGGGTGGAGGCGGCGGGCGACGAGCGCGTCTTCACGCCCTGCAACGCGCTGGTGGGGCTGCGCCTGAAGCTGCGGTGCACGCCCGGGGACGGAGCGCAGCGCTACGGGCTGCCCCGCGAGGTGGAGAGCAGCGGCCCCGTGGAGGCCGGCCCCGGCGCCTGCACCTTCGACTCCCGGCACCTCTACACCAAGAAGGTGTGCGGCGATGGCTCCATTCGCGCCGTCTCCTACAACATCCTGGCCGACACGTACGCCCAGACGGAGTTCTCCCGCACCGTGCTCTACCCCTACTGCGCCCCGTACGCCCTGGAGCTCGACTACCGGCAGAACCTGCTCAAGAAGGAGCTGGCGGGCTACAGCGCCGACCTCATCTGCTTGCAAGAAGTGGATAAGTCCGTCTTCGTGGACAGCTTGGCTCCAGCCCTAGATGCTTTTGGACTCGAAGGACTCTTCAAGATTAAGGAGAAGCAGCACGAAGGCCTGGCCACTTTCTACCGCACGGACAAGTTCAGCCTCCTTAGCCAGCACGACATACCTTTCAGCGAAGCCCTGGTCTCGGACCCGCTGCACAAGGAGTTGTGTGATAAGCTGGCCAGGTACCCCTTGGTGCAGGAGAAGGTGCTACAGAGGTCATCTGTGCTGCAG GTTTCAGTTCTTCAGTCTACAACTGATCCTTCCAGGAAGATTTGTGTAGCTAATACCCACCTATACTGGCATCCAAAAG GTGGGAACATCCGTCTCATCCAAGTCGCTGTAGCCTTGTCTCACATTAAGCACATAGCATGTGACTTGTATCCTAGCATACCAATCATATTCTGTGGAGATTTTAATAGTACACCATCATCTGGAACGTATAGTTTTATTAACAGTGGTGCCATTGCTGAAGATCATGAAGACTGGGTCTCGAATGGTGAAGAAGAAAAGTGCAATATGCTTCTGAGCCATCCTTTCAAACTGCTAAGTGCTTGCGGAGAGCCTGCTTATACAAACTATGTTGGTGGGTTTCATGGGTGTCTGGACTACATTTTCATTGACAGAAATACTCTAGAAGTTGAACAGGTCATTCCGTTGCCAAGTCATGAAGAAGTAACAAGCCATCAGGCTTTGCCAAGTGTTTCACATCCTTCTGATCATATAGCACTAATATGTGACTTAAAGTGGAAATAG